The following nucleotide sequence is from Longimicrobium sp..
GCTGATCGTCACCTCCACCGGCTTCCCACTGGGGTCTGCCTTGATGAACTCGATTACGCGGTCCAGCGCGGCCTTGTGGGCGGGCTTGCGCACCAGCCAGTCGTTCACGTCGTAGTCGCTAAGGTGCACCTGAAGCTTCACTTCGCGCGCGCTTTCCGGCGTACGGTCTTGCGCCTGCCCCTGCGGCGTGCCGCCCTTCGAGAAGACGCGGGCCTGTTCGGCGGCTGTCATGGTCATGCAGCTGACCTCGTTCCCCCCGCATCGCGGCACCCACGGCCCCGGCTGCCCCACCTGCGCCGGCAGCCCGGTGCCGAACAGCCGGAAGGGCACGCCGCCGCCGGAGACGAACGCCGCTTCCGTCCTCGGGCCGACGACCCCGTCCGCGACCAGGCCCTTCCGCTGCTGGAACTGGCGGATGCCGGTGCGCGTGGGCGTGTCGAGGATGCCGCTGACG
It contains:
- a CDS encoding peptidoglycan-binding domain-containing protein; amino-acid sequence: MTTSNVSAGRWVRRGGEIILFPAQFQAEGPEQEFGAGATPFVRWVQTMLNLVGGMSLPVSGILDTPTRTGIRQFQQRKGLVADGVVGPRTEAAFVSGGGVPFRLFGTGLPAQVGQPGPWVPRCGGNEVSCMTMTAAEQARVFSKGGTPQGQAQDRTPESAREVKLQVHLSDYDVNDWLVRKPAHKAALDRVIEFIKADPSGKPVEVTIS